A genomic stretch from Candidatus Parvarchaeota archaeon includes:
- a CDS encoding YbhB/YbcL family Raf kinase inhibitor-like protein encodes MQTASGGLIYVKTLKISAPFNNGGFIADRYTCKGPNMFPQISVSEIPAEAAYLAIVVDDPDAPGGAFTHFTAWNVAIGQGAKNHVFEEAWGNKGAGGTGSVFGMTDFGKSGWGGPCPPPGKPHRYFFKIYALKDQIEVQSGSKIELETIVERLAIAKGETVGLYKR; translated from the coding sequence ATGCAAACGGCGTCTGGGGGGTTGATTTATGTGAAAACACTTAAAATTTCGGCACCTTTCAATAACGGCGGGTTCATAGCAGACAGGTACACTTGCAAAGGGCCAAACATGTTCCCGCAAATCTCGGTTTCAGAAATACCAGCTGAGGCTGCATATCTTGCAATCGTTGTTGACGACCCGGACGCGCCAGGCGGGGCGTTTACGCATTTTACGGCATGGAATGTGGCTATCGGCCAGGGTGCCAAAAATCATGTTTTTGAAGAAGCGTGGGGCAACAAGGGCGCAGGTGGCACAGGGTCAGTTTTTGGAATGACCGACTTTGGGAAGTCTGGCTGGGGGGGCCCATGCCCGCCTCCTGGAAAACCGCACCGTTATTTTTTCAAAATCTATGCGCTCAAAGACCAGATAGAGGTGCAAAGCGGCTCAAAAATAGAGCTTGAGACAATAGTCGAGCGGCTGGCAATAGCAAAAGGGGAGACTGTTGGCTTGTACAAACGATAG
- the aroA gene encoding 3-phosphoshikimate 1-carboxyvinyltransferase translates to MIGSMHQSSVEIKKCQRPMNATIVAPPSKAHTLRAIYIGALANGRTTIINPLLAQDQLAALEAVRKLGAKVRIGKGEISIDGGIERLRPEKVNAQGSGVSARFLLPICCLIGGQSIVDGSMKMRSRPIKPLVEALRRLGASIDYLKEKGHLPVRINGSGLDGGKCNIEASASSQFISALLVTGPLINKGIVLNIGKKIASRPYIEITREVMERFGAKTEKKENEIRVASCNYRPCRYRVEGDYSSAAFLFAAAAITNGSIRVKGLSANTRQGDKFFTEILEKMGCKIKIGRMSVKLIGARNLKAININMSDCPDIVMPLAAVCLFARGTSRIGGVETLRLKESDRVQAIIENIRNLGGKARFKDGKIHIKGAGIGGTGLHGGLIDPHNDHRIAMAFAVAGLRIGGIRICNPECVKKSFPAFFKVLRQIWNN, encoded by the coding sequence ATGATTGGTTCTATGCATCAAAGTTCAGTTGAAATAAAAAAATGCCAAAGGCCCATGAACGCGACGATTGTCGCACCCCCGTCCAAAGCACATACTCTTAGGGCGATATACATTGGCGCTTTAGCCAACGGCAGGACAACAATAATTAATCCGCTTCTTGCGCAAGACCAGCTTGCTGCACTTGAGGCAGTCAGAAAACTTGGTGCAAAAGTCAGGATCGGGAAGGGAGAGATTTCAATAGATGGCGGGATTGAAAGGCTGCGGCCGGAAAAGGTGAATGCCCAAGGCTCCGGGGTGAGCGCAAGGTTCCTGCTTCCCATATGCTGCCTGATTGGCGGCCAGAGCATCGTGGATGGAAGCATGAAGATGAGAAGCAGGCCTATTAAGCCCCTTGTTGAAGCCTTAAGGCGGCTTGGGGCCAGTATTGATTACCTCAAAGAGAAGGGGCATTTACCAGTAAGGATAAACGGCAGCGGCCTTGATGGAGGAAAATGCAATATTGAAGCAAGCGCAAGCTCGCAGTTTATATCGGCCTTGCTTGTCACAGGCCCCCTTATTAATAAAGGGATTGTTTTGAACATTGGCAAGAAAATTGCTTCAAGGCCATATATTGAAATTACTCGCGAAGTGATGGAAAGGTTTGGAGCCAAAACTGAAAAAAAAGAAAATGAGATTAGAGTGGCTTCATGCAATTACAGGCCATGCAGATACAGGGTTGAGGGCGATTACAGTTCAGCGGCATTCCTTTTTGCAGCGGCAGCCATTACAAACGGCAGCATCAGAGTCAAAGGGCTAAGCGCCAACACGCGCCAGGGAGACAAATTTTTCACTGAAATCCTTGAAAAGATGGGTTGCAAAATAAAAATTGGCAGGATGAGTGTAAAACTTATTGGCGCCAGAAATTTAAAGGCTATAAATATTAACATGTCAGACTGCCCGGATATTGTAATGCCTCTGGCTGCCGTGTGCCTGTTTGCCCGTGGGACAAGCAGGATTGGCGGTGTTGAAACGCTGCGGCTCAAGGAAAGCGACAGGGTGCAGGCCATAATTGAGAACATAAGAAACCTTGGAGGTAAAGCGCGATTCAAAGACGGAAAGATACATATCAAAGGTGCCGGCATCGGGGGGACTGGACTGCACGGCGGCCTTATCGACCCCCATAACGACCACAGGATTGCAATGGCATTTGCCGTGGCAGGGCTCAGGATAGGCGGCATAAGAATTTGCAACCCAGAATGCGTCAAAAAAAGCTTCCCTGCATTTTTCAAAGTTCTGCGGCAGATATGGAATAATTAG
- a CDS encoding prephenate dehydrogenase: MAKKLEVGIIGFGAFGRLVSLHLQKFAKITAYDSSALLKAKAKSPGVVFSSLEAAASRKIVIFAVPISAFENCARNAAKHVSPGALVLDTCSVKQLPAAAMERLLPKSCFIMGTHPLFGPQSARGGLGGLGIVLCPIRCTGMQLKKAKRVLKSLGLKVSVCTPEEHDRKIARTQAMMHFMLKGWAGVLKNHVKEGQGEFATSSFRQLCKAHSLIANDSTALFTDMQKFNRFAKLERKKLISGLIALDRRLRK; the protein is encoded by the coding sequence ATGGCAAAAAAACTTGAGGTTGGCATAATCGGTTTTGGGGCATTTGGAAGGCTGGTTTCCCTGCATCTGCAAAAGTTTGCAAAAATTACCGCCTATGACAGCAGTGCATTGCTCAAGGCAAAAGCAAAAAGCCCAGGGGTAGTGTTTTCAAGCCTTGAGGCAGCAGCATCAAGAAAAATAGTAATTTTTGCAGTCCCAATATCGGCATTTGAAAATTGCGCCAGGAATGCCGCCAAGCACGTAAGTCCTGGCGCACTGGTGCTTGACACCTGCTCGGTAAAGCAGCTGCCTGCAGCTGCAATGGAAAGGCTGCTTCCCAAATCGTGCTTTATCATGGGCACGCATCCGCTTTTTGGGCCCCAAAGCGCAAGGGGCGGGCTTGGCGGTTTGGGTATTGTACTTTGCCCAATAAGATGCACTGGCATGCAGCTGAAAAAGGCAAAACGGGTTTTGAAAAGCCTTGGGCTTAAGGTTTCTGTTTGCACGCCAGAGGAGCACGACAGGAAAATAGCTAGGACGCAGGCAATGATGCACTTTATGCTTAAAGGATGGGCAGGAGTGCTCAAAAACCACGTGAAGGAGGGGCAGGGCGAATTTGCCACAAGTTCGTTCAGACAGCTTTGCAAGGCGCACAGCCTGATTGCAAATGACTCAACGGCACTTTTCACTGACATGCAAAAATTTAACAGGTTTGCAAAACTGGAGCGAAAAAAACTGATTTCAGGGCTCATTGCACTTGACAGGCGGCTGAGAAAATGA